The following DNA comes from Pseudorasbora parva isolate DD20220531a chromosome 8, ASM2467924v1, whole genome shotgun sequence.
TGTTCACTCCAGaaacgataactataaagacACTATAATGATAATATCTATCTACATTAGCGTCCATACACAGCTGAAGATATCGTTCTGTTTTGGGGGGGGGGTTTCTAAGTGCGTCCTGCAGGTTTGTCATCAAGCTCATGTCATTacattgtttagactttagAGCAGCAAGCAAATGGAGGAAAAATTTACATTCAAAGATGAAATGAAATGACATgaataggcaaaaacaatgtgtttttttaccAATCAATTTTTAGGTAACCAAACTTTGTATAAAGATTATTCTCAACTATGTTATAAAAGATATAACGGAATGAACTACTATAACATTTATGTAAaatgtgggtaaaatggccataaATGGATAGTTCCATTCAATACAACGTATCTAATTTGCATTTTAGTGTGTTCTTGTGGCAACATATAATGAAAAGTTAAGCATAATAATGTGTTATCATAATAATAGctgacaacattttcataacaatatgtaatattttataggaacatttatatttatttccaTATTCATGTCTCacaaaatgcctgataaacataaaactgtcttttttttcattaataatgaaaattagtcagatttaaattatgattgtaaaatattattatattttcataAGAGTCCTTCCTTAATTTGATCACTAAATTAATGTCATTCATGTTTAAAGATCAATGAGAAGTTGTTGACATGGTGAAACCTCCAACCATTTGGGGTCTCTAaaaagccctgaatgtgctcttCACATATCCAGACTTAAAACTTTGACATTTATGGTGTCAGAAAAATTTGCtaaaaatataatgtccactacagtCCACAACCTCCTGGGACCCAGGAATAGACTTTTGTTCACTAGTAGATCAAAAGTCTATTCCTGGGCCCCAGGAAGttaggatggattctgattgacTGCCAAAGTTTTTACCACTGAGCAAAAggacaaaaaatttttttttaaatttttgaaaatgaatctgAAAATGATTCCAACGCTATTGTTCCTCTGTGACGTTTTCATTATAGTTGTGGTGTAAACTCTGcaatcttttttatatttataatgatttttataactATCTTTATTGGTTATAGTAATTGTAGGTATAAATAGAactaaagggataattcaccaaAAAAGCGAAATTATCCCTTGATATTTATACTCGCCCTCAAGCAATCTTAGgtgtgacattcttctttcagatacCGTAGTTTACGGAAGGCGATATTGCGGAAGCTATTTTACTTGATAAATAGGcctatggatatttttcttacacaaacccatcgattcgaTTCAAAAGTGTGATATTTTATATGATTTGCATGAATTTAGGTAGGACATTAATCAATCTGTTTTGCACATAACATAACCCAATAGTGTTTGCAAAAAAGGGGGGGCGGGTGTTGTTTCTCTTACTAAAATCTCTTCCCACTTTGATAAGAAATTAAAGAAATGCAACGCTGCAATAAGTTACATCAGCTTCTGAGAAGCTAACTCAGTTCCTATCTTACATCATACATGTTTGGCACAGCCCCTCAGCTCAGCCTCAGCCCATAACTCAATGAGTGCTTTGTGCAGATTTTCTGAGGTTCCATGAGCATAAATGCATATTTCTTTAAACAGATAATGTTAGTTTAAGTGTTGTGATTCTGTAGCAAATAAGACATCGGATAGGCTACATGTAAGATTGTCTAAAGTGCTGGTGAAACTGAGATGTTTAAAGAGATTCCGGTAAACAACGGATTGCCATTAGCAGCAGAGCCACATGTTTAAACAacgcataccacaaacacatgCGTTTGTGCACTGCAGGCATTTAGAGATTACACATTTTAGAGCAATTTGACCGCTTTTCTTATCTTTAATGTATTCTAATGGTCATTTAATGCatgtattgaaataaaaaatgttgtttttttttaagaggattatgatttttatttatggTTTAATCCAGGTGTAGGGGTCAGATAACagtatttgtatgtgtgtgtacgtTTTTGTAGCCTGGTGGGGATTTTAACCttaatgcacacagactcatgggaaCTATATagtgtcactgtggggacctaaattgaggtccccatacAACAACTTAAAAATCATACAAAATGAGttcttatgaaaatgtaaaaatgcaggaaGTTCTGTGTTATGGGTAGgggtagtgtagtgtagtgggatagaatatataggttaatataaaAACTACTAGGgcgagtccccagaaagatagcgcaccagacctgtgtgtttgtgtgttgtaaatgCATTTGATGAAAAGTGTAAAAGTTGCATCAAGAAAAAGTGAAAAAGAGAGCAAAAGAGATCAGACCAATACgctcaacaaaacaaaaatgtgaaaAAGACTGAACACCACAACATTATACAATTCAGAAAAAGCTCAGTAAAATGATAAAAGTTTGTTTCACATGTATAGCCATTCCTGCCCCACACCCACGGGCCACGGCCTGAAAAAGAATTCAAGGTTTGACGTGGCAGTGTTGGGGGAGGATGTGATCTGGGGAGCATGTCTGTGCATCCCCCAACAGAAGAATCTAGAAAGAATGTTGACAGAGATGGAAAACTCAGTTAAAACTGTTTTTATATATACTGAagttatttgtgtaatttatcATCAAACTGTCTTTTTAATCTCTATACACTATCATGGGCTTAGTGGTAAAATGCAACACAGGACAACACATTATCATCTTCCATTACACACATAATGTCAATATATATGATTTTTCACAGTTTTAATTAAGATAGACACTAGTTTAGTTGCAGAGTTTAGCTAATTTGTTGCAGATTTCAGGAGGCTTTAGGACCATGCAGTGGTGGCAGTTATGGTCATTGGATCCAGAGGGAGGGCTCTCCCAACTTCTCCAGGAAAACCAGCATCCTCATTTGAATAGCCCAACTCCAGCTTCTAGAAGTTTCTTCCCTGGACTATAAAGGCCTCTGCTTCAAACACTCTGCAGCAGAGCAGCACCCGAGAAAAGAAGAGGAGCACACCTGAGAGAAGAAGAACAGCACATCCAAGAAAAGAAGAGGAGCACATCCAAGAAAAGAAGAGAAATTCATCTAATCAGCTTTCCAAGGTAATTATTGAGGGGGAAATGGTTTTATTTCACAAATATTTATTTGCAATTGCTTTATTTTGCATGCTAAAAAGGCTACTGCACACAGGGTCAGAGAATGCTCTTTTTACTCTTCTTACTGCTTTTCCCCATctgttttgcatttttaaaaatgtatttacatgcAACTTAAACCATAATCAACAAGGTTGTTAAGGGGATAACTAATTTCTTTACTTTTTTCATCTTATGCAAAACTAGTCAAAACTAGCGTTACACAGTTATAGGATGTGTAATTTTAAtagttgttttaaatataagttTGTTGAAAATTTGTGCActattttttgcttttttttatttatttatactatAAACTCCAAAGAATGATCAAATCTTTCCATTGGGAGTGGTTTTATGCTATCCCTCAATCAGTGCTACCACTGGTATTCACATGTGGGTCTACTGTGGaaattctgattggttgaaagtTTCTCTCTAAGATATTCTAGCCAATAAGAAGAGTCTGCGTGTCTTTCTTTCTCTGTGTGCATGAAGTAGCTGCAGAATTCTCAAATTTCTGCTTCAATTCGAACCTTAATCAGGACAAGAAGCAAGCAGTTCAAGTCACTGATATTGTGACTTTGTTTTGCATCATAACCAatgtacataaatatatttttgtgtagaTTACCCAAATGCACCTCTTGTCTTTCAGAGTGAAAATCACAATCGTTGACAACTATGAATATGAAAACGTATCAAGGTATCCCAGATgataaaaaaaagcaacatacagaagaagaaaaaaacataatatgtGAATAATCAACCATGCTGACTTACATCTTGTGTTTTTGGATTCGGACACATAACATGTTACAACCAACTTTACCCTCAAGCATAGTTTCAAATCGCAATTTCAACATGCAATGTAATCTATATGGAGTAAAGTGTTCTTAAATGTAATTGAAAGTGATTCAGCACTACTCAGAACTTTATAAAAATGAGCCGGCTCATGTTAAGCCACGCATTCCTGTCTGATTAGTCATTGCCGTTGCTTTTGCTGAACTGGCTTGACCTAGAAAACATTGCCTACAGGCGCAATTTCTGTAGGTTTACCAATTTAGGGTGCATACATTTCAAAAACTGATATAAAACTCATGATCAAACAATTCACTATGCAGCCTTTTGTTCCTAAAACAAACAcatagacattttaaaataagccTTGGTGAAGCATTGGTGAATTTGCACTCAGTATCACTTGTCGCCCTTCTTCTCGTCTAGGCTTTCGTTACTACCCAAAAATACAGCAAGCATGTGGGTGTCCAACCTCATCGCTCTGTGCCTTTTGGCTGTGGCCGTGTCCGGTGAGGACAAAAAGCTGAGTACCCATGCAACCTCCATGGCAGACACCAGTGCAAACCTGGCCTTCAATCTCTACCAGAATGTCGCCAAAGAAAAGGGACTTGACAACATCCTCATCTCTCCTGTGGTGGTGGCCTCCTCTCTGGGCATGGTAGCCATGGGTGGCAAATCCTCCACTGCGTCCCAGGTGAAGAGCCTATTGAAGGCTGACGCCCTGAAGGATGACCATCTGCATACAGGACTGTCCGAGCTTCTGAGTGAGGTGAGCAACCCCCAGGCCCGCAACGTCACGTGGAAGATCAGCAACAGGCTGTACGGCCCCAGCTCTGTCAGCTTCGCAGAGGACTTCGTCAAGAATAGCAAGAAGCACTACAACTACGAACACTCGAAGATCAACTTCCGTGATAAGAGAAGCGCCATCAACTCCATCAACGAGTGGGCTGCCAAGTCCACTGACGGAAAGCTTCCAGAAATTACCAAGGATGTGAAAAACACAGATGGTGCTATGATCGTCAATGCTATGTTCTTTAAACGTAAGCATCTGAAATTAAGATAGCTATTTACTTGAATAGTTTTAGGAATGTATTTacttattaaattttttttttttttttgaccggGTGGATATTTACTTTGATAGAATGGATATTTACTGGAATGtccataaaattatatttaattattgatctctgagagagacagacaaaaataacaaacaaacacagtACTGATTAGAAATGCTAATGTTTGTTTCCATTTCCACAGCGCACTGGGATGAGAAGTTCCACCACAAGATGGTGGATAACCGAGGTTTCCTGGTTTCCCGCTCTCACACGATTTCTGTTCCAATGATGCATCGCACAGGTAAAACCAGCAGCTTGTCCTAAAAAGTCCCAAAATCTACTATACCTATTGAAAAGAACTCAACAGTATTTAACTTGGCCTTTTACAGGCATCTACGGCTTTTATGAAGATACACAGAACAAGCTATTTGTGGTCAGCATGCCTTTGGCACATAAAAAGTCCAGCATGATTTTCATCATGCCCTACCATGTGGAGCCTCTGGAGAGACTGGAGAAACTGCTCAATCGCCAGCAGCTGGACACCTGGGTCAGCAAGCTCGAGGAGAGAGCGGTTGCCATCTCACTGCCTAAAGTTAGCATAGAAGTCAGCCACGACCTCCAGGTGAATAGTTGTTGCTATATCGCTGGTTCCAAATCACAACTAACACTTTGTGATTAACACGCATCTTTTTCCTTGCTTTGCAGAAACACCTCGGAGAACTTGGTCTCACTGAGGCTGTGGACAAGTCTAAGGCTGACCTGTCCAACATTTCTGGCAAGAAAGATCTTTACCTTGCCAATGTGTTCCATGCCTCTGCCTTTGAGTGGGACACAGAGGGAAACCCATTTGACACCAGCATTTATGGGAGTGAGAAGATCAGGAACCCCAAGCTCTTCTATGCCGACCATCCCTTCATTTTCCTTGTGAAAGACAACAAGACCAACTCCATTCTTTTTATTGGCAGGCTAGTTCGGCCTAAGGGTGACAAAATGAGAGATGAATTGTAACTTTTAGGCTATTATGAAATctattttatgatattttaaaatgctattGTTGTTAATGTTGTGACTATTACCTCATGAGCCCATTCCAATGGATTATCTGTGTATGGACAATCTAAGTCAACATATCAGTACAAAATCATCATTTTAAGGAGATTACTGCCATACATCAGGAGCAATGTGTGACATATGTGAGAAATTAGAACCTCACAAATGTACCAAGAGGTTTGACATCAATTAGTTAACGTGCATTATTCAGACACTATGCTTACATTAAGTGTTGTGTCATTGATGTTAAGCTGTTGTATTGTGACATTTATGCTAGTGCTTGTAGAACCCCTCTTTGTGAGAATGTAAGATCTGTGAAGGGTTTGCCTTATCTTTAATGTTTAAAGGGAAAAGGTAATCCTATTCAAGTGTTTCTCAAGCACAATTGTTGGTTCTTTGATTTCACTTCCATCAAGATTCCTGCACAGATGCCTTTCTTCTAAATTCTTGTTTTTGTTAGATGTCATGTTTCATTGTCTTTACTATACAGTATATTTTGAGAAAGtgtgctgatttttttttaaatccattttccttctgttttatgttttttcaataaactgaaaagaaaaatatttttcctGGATTTTGTTTAATTGTGTTTTAAGTAATTcttcaaataaatacataaatataagtACACCGTCCTGaatgactaataataataataataataataataattataatgacAGATACAGGCACATCACATTGTCATTGCTCTGTCATTCCTATTCTAATAGTTTAATCCCAGTTATTCCGCCTGGTTTGATGTGGTAAATTCCTCTGTGTGCTGGTATGTGGAGCTTTAGCTGTGTTTATTCTGTGTTTATTATATGGGCATAAATTGTTGTCTCACCTCCGCACCTAGTAGAGACAGATATCCCAGACAGGCTGCTGTCTTTATGGCACAACCCCTAAACCACAAAGAGCACATTCGACGTGGGAAATCACTTACTtcctttcacactagcagatcCATAGGCTGAATGTGTTAATGAGTGGACGTACAAAGGAAGGATTAGAGGCTGGAGTGAAGGGCACTCATGGTGAGATGGGCAATCAAGGAGATTTGGATTTGGTCAATATAATTAACCACTGCGTAACCAATGTCAAAATAACCCAGCAGGTCTAAAGCAATGCCGTTCATAAATGAAATAAGCATTAAGGGATATGATTAGC
Coding sequences within:
- the serpinh1b gene encoding serpin H1b — encoded protein: MWVSNLIALCLLAVAVSGEDKKLSTHATSMADTSANLAFNLYQNVAKEKGLDNILISPVVVASSLGMVAMGGKSSTASQVKSLLKADALKDDHLHTGLSELLSEVSNPQARNVTWKISNRLYGPSSVSFAEDFVKNSKKHYNYEHSKINFRDKRSAINSINEWAAKSTDGKLPEITKDVKNTDGAMIVNAMFFKPHWDEKFHHKMVDNRGFLVSRSHTISVPMMHRTGIYGFYEDTQNKLFVVSMPLAHKKSSMIFIMPYHVEPLERLEKLLNRQQLDTWVSKLEERAVAISLPKVSIEVSHDLQKHLGELGLTEAVDKSKADLSNISGKKDLYLANVFHASAFEWDTEGNPFDTSIYGSEKIRNPKLFYADHPFIFLVKDNKTNSILFIGRLVRPKGDKMRDEL